One Pyrenophora tritici-repentis strain M4 chromosome 5, whole genome shotgun sequence DNA window includes the following coding sequences:
- a CDS encoding CypX, Cytochrome P450, translating into MDRLKFPSTLSSASVWNITLAIHRLYFHPLKSYPGPFFARISDFYNTFHIFVKDEAQNFHKLHECYGPVVRYGPNRLSIATPGAVRMLYTNSRYTRKADSYLAFPRDPANASLFSSINKEVHARKRRVLRYGFSDSALKEAEVTIKKHVAILLRCLEHLADDDQHGWTVDEKKSTGQWSTPKNWAEWINRYSFDLSTELSLSESFNMMRLGERRHFADLIHENMWAENVTGSALTLLHSLGLRNTLLSRWVRTSKPFDDFVERAAAARIEQTTTGVELGKKDFMTWLTNDADPNKDVSMDEIKEEAILLITAGGDTTSTTISAAMYYLLHDPEKLQKLQAEIRQTFSSVEDIRLGSALNSCTYLRACIEEALRIAPPAGSVLRREVEVGGVHVDGLYIPRGTNVGVPVSAMHHDAAYFPSPLKFQPERWIPGSVLADGTEVTHEFVKRAYGAFLPFSAGTRGCIGKPLAYLGISILYATMLFQYDMRLCRERWANGHRSGLGPDPTIKYELEDIFTSWKNGPLVEFKARQVE; encoded by the exons ATGGACAGACTCAAATTTCCCAGCACTTTAAGTTCAGCAAGC GTCTGGAACATTACCTTGGCCATACATCGCCTGTACTTCCACCCTCTGAAGTCGTACCCAGGGCCTTTTTTTGCACGCATCAGTGACTTTTACAACACATTCCACATCTTCGTCAAGGATGAAGCACAAAATTTCCACAAGCTGCATGAGTGCTATGGACCCGTTGTTCGGTACGGGCCTAACAGACTCAGCATCGCTACACCTGGCGCCGTGAGGATGCTTTATACCAACAGTCGCTACACACGTAAGGCAGATAGCTATCTTGCTTTTCCCCGGGATCCAGCAAATGCTAGTCTCTTCTCAAGCATCAACAAAGAAGTGCACGCTCGCAAGCGTCGTGTTTTGCGCTACGGCTTTTCGGACAGTGCCTTGAAAGAGGCGGAAGTGACTATCAAAAAACATGTAGCCATTCTCTTGCGCTGTCTGGAGCACCTTGCCGACGACGATCAACATGGCTGGACTGTCGACGAGAAGAAATCAACTGGACAATGGAGCACTCCAAAGAACTGGGCGGAATGGATCAACAGGTATTCGTTCGATCTATCGACCGAGCTTTCCTTGAGCGAATCTTTCAATATGATGCGTCTTGGCGAAAGAAGACATTTCGCGGATTTGATCCACGAGAACATGTGGGCCGAGAATGTG ACTGGCTCCGCACTCACGCTTCTGCACAGCCTAGGACTGCGTAATACGTTACTGTCACGATGGGTGCGAACCAGCAAGCCGTTCGACGACTTTGTCGAACGTGCAGCTGCCGCACGCATCGAACAGACAACCACAGGAGTCGAACTGGGCAAGAAGGATTTCATGACCTGGCTCACAAACGACGCTGATCCAAACAAGGACGTTTCAATGGACGAGATCAAGGAAGAAGCCATATTGCTAATCACTGCCG GCGGCGACACCACCTCTACGACCATCTCAGCCGCCATGTACTACCTTCTCCACGACCCCGAGAAACTGCAAAAACTGCAAGCCGAGATCCGCCAGACCTTTTCCAGCGTAGAGGACATAAGACTGGGCAGTGCGCTGAACTCTTGCACGTACTTGAGGGCGTGCATCGAAGAGGCTCTACGCATAGCCCCGCCTGCTGGCTCGGTACTACGGCGCGAGGTCGAGGTGGGCGGCGTGCACGTCGACGGCTTGTACATTCCAAGAGGCACAAACGTTGGCGTCCCTGTATCTGCCATGCACCACGACGCAGCCTACTTCCCGTCGCCATTGAAGTTCCAGCCCGAGCGGTGGATCCCCGGCTCTGTGCTCGCAGACGGCACAGAAGTCACGCATGAGTTCGTCAAGCGTGCCTATGGCGCGTTCCTGCCCTTCAGCGCGGGGACAAGAGGCTGCATCGGCAAGCCGCTGGCCTACCTTGGCATCTCGATTCTCTACGCGACCATGTTATTCCAGTACGACATGCGTCTGTGCCGCGAGAGGTGGGCGAATGGGCACCGCAGCGGTCTTGGCCCAGATCCTACCATTAAGTATGAGCTCGAGGATATCTTCACTTCATGGAAGAACGGTCCATTGGTTGAGTTCAAGGCCCGACAAGTGGAGTAA
- a CDS encoding 3-oxoacyl-acyl-carrier-protein — MHPDVERELTHTLLIELLAHQFTFPVKWIDTQDVILGQFGTERIVEVGPSNVLTNMMKRTWSADFKEQDESQGVQRRILGPQSDQDEIYYRELPEESIDEHPSLADIQARLPTGSVKPDAQPVPIPTSTESAKQPLESVKDVETPTSAIVLAIVAGKLKKGSQEIPLSASISSLAAGRSTLTNEIVGDLHAEFKGKLPERPEELSLEELCRLLSVNHTGRLGKQTESMVSRLISAKFPPEFAQSTIRQTLKHQWGLGPMRQDSVLLLMVSDPPDARLSTEEAHQRLTSWVTSYFQKEGISMSKAEPANDQAVMIDSKAMQMITEKSSALIKDIRDVLDSHVQDTSLASLDSDSRSQAANEAIEKLDVWVSEHGEVYGEGILPKFDVNKERTYDSFWNWNTQDITLLAQLLGTQHSESQSTLIEDLSFHVINRACNRSISQIKYLMSTANRAVKEGATLYKSLHFLLEACTMSKNRNSVFIDRSVSMIPLTMVDDLGKVLFREIPRISIDSKGMKPPSISYTVSQFSNGVANFSEELSSAFASDLQSIRRTGFSFRGKNVLLNGAGRRSIGFHILRSLLEGGARITLTTSSYSPETTQMYQDLYRRYGSRHSLLRVLPFNQGSQRDVKSLVEYLESDPDWDLDYIVPFAAISENGRSVEDIDSKSELAHRLMLTNLVRLLGAIARSKKNRNIRTRPATVILPLSPNHGLMGGDGLYSESKRSLEILMAKWSSEAWSQYLALFGVVIGWTRGTGLMDDNDVVAQAVEALGVRTFAGDEMASNIVCLMGGRLNAECQSIPLFVDLGGGLNSVKGFKDRLAAIRRDLSAYTHTKKAIYEDMAMEASLIAGPEVKSKAAKLERTIDIKSNMRIPFPALPDYDNELAHLSTGLKEMIDLSRTVVVTGFAELGPHGNSRTRWEMESDGSLSLEGCIEMAWIMGLIKHQTANPMDDDGVVGWVDAATQKPVKDSEIPAQYLSRILEHSGIRTIEPEICDNGYDPDFKESLQELVLKRDLPPFETSAESAEDLRRKHGDKAVVSTDNTGTYHVQLKAGATLMVPRTSRFNRTVAGQIPTGWSPKKYGISDDIIHQVDPVTLFSLVCTVEAFLSSGILDPYELYQHIHVSEVGNCIGSSMGGLSSLRSMHRDRFIDKQVKSDVLQETFINTTGAWINMLLTSSSGPIRTPVGACATSLESLDTAYDLIVAQKAKVCIVGGVEDFVEDVSYEFGSMKATCNTDAEFAAGRSAPEMSRPMASSRSGFVESQGCGVQIVTSAELALKMGLPIYGVVAHTSMSADKASRSVPAPGKGVLTNARERHSTVKELPRPLLDLKLDLKYRRKQLDQRRNQIASWREESIAFMEAEIDMFSHLSEEERLQYRRQNTIDIENEALKQQADARFNINHQFWQKDEAQRISPIRGSLATWGLGIDDISVASLHGTSTVLNDLNETLVIEQQMRHLGRKEGNLLPCVSQKWLTGHSKGAAGAWMLNGCLQMMDSGLVTGNRNADNIDIKLRERGYLYFPNVTLEPDKVDGIKACSITSFGFGQKGCQALMVHPRYLLSTISKEAFEQYARKRQKRWQLACSSFSDAMVNENMVSRCIKDQAPYESSEEMAALLDPLMRFND, encoded by the exons ATGCATCCCGACGTAGAGCGTGAACTCACACACACGCTCCTAATTGAATTGTTAGC ACATCAATTTACATTCCCCGTGAAATG GATTGATACGCAAGATGTCATCTTGGGCCAATTCGGCACCGAGCGCATCGTGGAGGTGGGGCCATCCAATGTCCTCACTAATATGATGAAGAGAACGTGGAGCGCAGATTTCAAAGAGCAGGACGAATCACAAGGCGTTCAACGGCGTATTCTTGGACCACAAAGTGATCAAGACGAAATCTATTACCGCGAGCTACCGGAGGAAAGTATAGATGAACACCCATCGCTAGCCGATATCCAGGCCAGATTACCAACAGGATCAGTAAAGCCAGACGCGCAGCCAGTGCCGATACCAACGAGTACAGAAAGTGCAAAACAGCCGCTAGAATCTGTGAAAGATGTTGAAACGCCGACTTCAGCCATTGTACTTGCCATTGTCGCAGGAAAGTTGAAGAAGGGTAGTCAAGAAATTCCGTTAAGCGCTTCGATAAGTAGTCTTGCGGCAG GCCGCTCAACTCTTACGAACGAAATTGTGGGAGATCTACATGCCGAGTTCAAGGGCAAGCTACCTGAGCGACCCGAAGAGTTATCTCTAGAGGAACTCTGCCGTTTGCTGAGCGTCAACCACACCGGGAGACTCGGTAAACAGACGGAGTCGATGGTAAGCAGACTTATCTCTGCCAAGTTTCCGCCTGAATTCGCACAATCCACTATTCGCCAGACTCTAAAACACCAGTGGGGCCTTGGTCCTATGAGGCAGGATTCTGTCTTACTATTAATGGTATCTGATCCGCCAGATGCACGTCTTTCAACTGAGGAGGCCCACCAACGTCTCACAAGCTGGGTGACTAGCTATTTCCAAAAAGAAGGAATCTCGATGTCAAAGGCCGAGCCAGCAAACGATCAAGCTGTCATGATTGATTCGAAAGCAATGCAAATGATTACAGAAAAGTCATCGGCGCTTATCAAAGATATTCGAGACGTACTAGACTCTCATGTTCAAGACACGTCTCTTGCGAGCCTTGATTCAGATAGCCGAAGCCAAGCAGCCAATGAAGCCATTGAAAAGTTGGATGTTTGGGTATCTGAGCATGGTGAAGTGTATGGCGAAGGCATCTTACCAAAGTTTGATGTTAACAAGGAGCGCACATATGACTCTTTCTGGAACTGGAACACCCAAGATATTACGCTTCTGGCGCAACTGCTGGGCACTCAACATTCAGAAAGCCAATCGACCCTGATCGAGGATCTGTCATTCCATGTCATCAACAGAGCTTGCAACCGTTCCATCTCGCAGATTAAATATCTGATGTCAACAGCCAACAGAGCGGTAAAAGAAGGAGCAACATTATACAAGTCGCTACACTTTCTTCTTGAAGCCTGTACCATGTCAAAGAACCGTAATTCCGTCTTCATCGACAGATCTGTGAGCATGATACCTCTCACTATGGTTGACGATCTTGGAAAGGTTCTATTCCGAGAGATACCGCGAATCTCCATCGATTCGAAAGGGATGAAACCGCCTTCGATATCCTACACCGTGAGCCAGTTCAGCAATGGCGTTGCCAATTTCTCGGAGGAACTCAGCTCTGCCTTCGCTTCTGACCTTCAGTCTATCAGGCGAACAGGCTTTTCTTTCAGGGGAAAGAACGTTCTACTCAATGGAGCCGGGAGGAGGTCGATAGGGTTCCACATACTCCGCTCCTTACTTGAAGGCGGAGCCAGGATAACATTGACGACAAGCAGCTATTCTCCAGAAACCACCCAGATGTACCAAGATCTATATAGGAGATACGGCTCACGGCATTCACTCCTTCGGGTGCTTCCATTCAACCAAGGAAGTCAGCGTGACGTCAAGAGTCTGGTCGAGTATCTGGAGTCCGATCCAGATTGGGATCTCGATTATATTGTACCATTTGCGGCCATCTCTGAGAATGGCCGTAGCGTTGAGGACATTGACTCAAAGTCGGAGCTTGCGCACCGCCTCATGCTCACCAACCTCGTTCGACTCCTAGGAGCTATCGCTAGGAGCAAGAAGAACAGGAATATCAGAACGCGCCCTGCCACTGTCATCCTTCCGCTATCTCCAAATCATGGACTGATGGGAGGCGACGGGCTTTATTCAGAGTCAAAGAGATCACTCGAGATTCTCATGGCTAAGTGGTCTTCTGAAGCATGGTCGCAGTATCTCGCCCTTTTTGGCGTCGTCATTGGCTGGACAAGAGGTACCGGGCTCATGGACGACAACGACGTGGTCGCCCAGGCGGTCGAAGCGTTGGGTGTTCGGACATTTGCTGGCGACGAAATGGCAAGCAACATTGTGTGTCTTATGGGTGGTCGTCTTAATGCCGAATGCCAGTCCATTCCATTGTTTGTCGATCTAGGCGGAGGTCTCAATTCGGTCAAGGGCTTTAAAGATCGACTTGCAGCCATCCGCCGAGACTTGTCTGCATATACTCATACTAAGAAAGCGATCTACGAAGATATGGCAATGGAGGCTTCTCTTATTGCTGGCCCTGAAGTTAAGAGCAAGGCTGCTAAATTGGAACGGACTATAGACATCAAAAGCAACATGCGAATTCCTTTCCCGGCCCTACCTGATTACGACAATGAGCTCGCTCATTTGTCAACGGGCTTGAAGGAGATGATTGATCTGAGTCGTACTGTTGTCGTCACTGGCTTCGCTGAGCTCGGCCCTCACGGCAACAGTCGGACTAGATGGGAAATGGAGTCGGATGGTTCATTGTCACTCGAGGGCTGTATTGAGATGGCCTGGATAATGGGTCTGATAAAACATCAAACAGCTAACCCAATGGACGATGACGGTGTGGTTGGATGGGTCGACGCTGCTACACAAAAACCCGTCAAGGACAGCGAAATCCCTGCCCAATATCTGTCTCGGATACTGGAACATAGCGGTATCCGCACAATCGAGCCTGAAATCTGCGATAATGGATACGATCCTGATTTCAAGGAGTCCTTGCAAGAGTTGGTCCTCAAGCGTGATTTACCACCTTTTGAAACATCGGCCGAGTCAGCAGAAGATCTACGACGCAAACATGGCGACAAGGCAGTGGTATCCACCGATAATACTGGGACGTACCACGTGCAACTGAAGGCTGGCGCTACTCTCATGGTTCCACGGACATCCCGTTTCAATCGGACGGTTGCTGGTCAGATCCCCACTGGCTGGTCGCCCAAGAAATATGGCATCTCTGACGACATCATCCATCAAGTAGACCCGGTAACGCTGTTCTCTCTCGTTTGCACCGTTGAGGCATTCTTATCATCTGGTATCTTGGATCCTTACGAGCTCTACCAGCACATTCATGTCTCGGAGGTCGGAAACTGCATTGGCTCTAGCATGGGTGGACTTTCTTCACTCAGAAGCATGCATCGAGACAGATTCATCGACAAGCAGGTCAAGAGCGATGTACTCCAAGAAACCTTCATTAACACAACGGGTGCTTGGATCAACATGCTTTTGACTTCATCATCAGGCCCAATTAGGACACCTGTTGGGGCCTGTGCCACCTCACTTGAGTCCCTGGATACGGCATATGATCTCATCGTGGCACAGAAAGCTAAAGTGTGCATAGTTGGTGGTGTCGAGGATTTTGTAGAAGATGTGTCGTATGAATTCGGTAGCATGAAAGCCACCTGCAATACCGATGCCGAGTTCGCCGCTGGGCGTAGCGCACCAGAGATGTCAAGGCCGATGGCATCTAGCAGAAGCGGATTTGTCGAGTCTCAAGGATGTGGCGTGCAAATTGTCACCTCGGCAGAGCTGGCTCTCAAGATGGGCCTGCCGATATACGGTGTCGTGGCTCATACAAGTATGTCGGCCGATAAGGCAAGCCGTTCTGTACCAGCGCCAGGCAAGGGCGTGTTGACTAACGCACGCGAGCGACACAGTACAGTAAAGGAGCTCCCCCGACCACTATTGGACCTCAAGCTCGACCTCAAGTACCGGCGAAAGCAGCTCGACCAACGACGAAACCAGATAGCTTCATGGCGCGAAGAAAGCATTGCATTCATGGAAGCAGAAATCGACATGTTTTCACATCTCAGCGAAGAGGAGCGACTTCAATACCGTCGGCAAAACACCATTGACATAGAAAACGAAGCACTCAAACAGCAGGCAGATGCTAGATTTAACATCAATCACCAATTCTGGCAGAAAGATGAAGCACAACGTATATCCCCTATCCGAGGCTCCTTGGCAACATGGGGCCTTGGTATCGATGATATCTCCGTCGCGTCGCTTCACGGAACCTCTACAGTTCTCAATGATTTGAACGAGACGCTCGTCATTGAACAACAGATGAGACATCTGGGCCGCAAAGAAGGAAACCTGTTACCTTGTGTCAGCCAAAAATGGCTGACTGGCCATTCCAAGGGTGCCGCGGGCGCGTGGATGTTGAATGGTTGCCTGCAGATGATGGACTCTGGCCTAGTCACGGGAAACAGAAACGCCGACAACATTGACATCAAATTACGTGAACGAGGCTATTTGTACTTCCCCAATGTCACGTTAGAGCCCGACAAGGTGGATGGCATCAAGGCATGCTCAATCACCTCGTTCGGCTTCGGCCAAAAGGGTTGCCAGGCGCTTATGGTCCACCCTCGCTATCTCCTCTCCACGATTTCGAAGGAGGCCTTCGAACAGTATGCGAGGAAAAGGCAGAAGAGATGGCAGCTGGCTTGCTCTTCGTTCTCAGACGCCATGGTCAATGAAAACATGGTTTCAAGATGCATCAAAGATCAGGCACCGTACGAGTCAAGTGAAGAGATGGCTGCGCTACTTGATCCGTTGATGAGATTCAACGACTAG
- a CDS encoding CypX, Cytochrome P450, translating into MDQTDSSSIQKRGSKKGIYGHGKNVRKSKGYLRISLVPGVHPTLGTMDDKEHGKLRRLLNQGLSDSHFRTIDSEISRLALLFASNLGKTQDTFDSSLKPGEGQWSAPKNLAEWSDFFTFDVMSQLVFGTSYHLLTDPTNHWIIDGVLGQMRRISFLTTLPELQDMRFHHILFPEARKKAISFSGKSREILEARRARDKTDTDGLKNDLFSKLLTAKDPETGESLSQAQLWAESNLLIIAGSDTSSTGIAALFFYLSRNPEAYSRVAREVRETFTSNQDISQGPKLSSCTYLRACIQEALRLNPAASGAMWREALPGGLDIASENLHIPAGCEVGTGIFSLNHNKAYFPEPFVYKPERWIASESGEDSVAKAKAAFATFSVGPRNCVGKNLAMIEISLAAAAVIRQYDFRQAESSLGQVGDGTGTQKGVYQTLWAFTSLKQGPYIQFKPVPSIGA; encoded by the exons ATGGACCAAACAGACTCCTCATCAATACAGAAGAGGGGTTCAAAG AAAGGCATCTATGGACATGGAAAGAATGTTCGCAAGTCAAAGGGTTATCTGCGTATCTCGCTTGTGCCAGGAGTACACCCTACATTGGGTACGATGGACGACAAGGAGCATGGCAAGCTGAGAAGGCTTCTCAATCAGGGACTCTCAGACTCGCATTTTCGCACGATTGACTCGGAGATTAGTCGATTGGCTTTGCTCTTTGCTTCTAATCTTGGTAAGACTCAGGACACATTTGATTCAAGTCTTAAACCAGGCGAAGGCCAATGGAGTGCTCCTAAGAATCTTGCTGAATGGA GCGACTTTTTCACTTTCGATGTCATGTCACAATTGGTCTTTGGCACCTCATACCACCTTCTCACCGATCCTACCAATCATTGGATCATCGACGGTGTACTCGGACAAATGCGGCGCATCAGCTTCCTGACGACGCTCCCAGAATTGCAAGACATGCGTTTTCATCACATACTATTCCCGGAAGCTCGTAAGAAAGCTATTAGCTTTTCTGGGAAGAGTCGAGAAATCCTGGAAGCAAGACGTGCACGCGACAAGACCGATACTGATGGCCTCAAAAACGACCTTTTCTCCAAGCTCTTGACTGCCAAGGACCCCGAAACGGGCGAAAGCTTGTCTCAAGCCCAACTATGGGCAGAGAGTAATCTGTTGATCATAGCGG GATCCGATACCTCGTCCACTGGTATCGCGGCGTTGTTCTTCTACCTTTCACGTAATCCTGAAGCCTATTCTAGAGTCGCCCGAGAAGTCCGTGAAACATTCACCTCCAACCAAGACATATCGCAAGGACCGAAGCTCTCATCATGCACCTATCTTCGCGCATGTATCCAAGAAGCACTGCGACTCAACCCGGCTGCTAGTGGCGCCATGTGGAGAGAAGCGCTACCCGGCGGCCTCGACATTGCCTCCGAGAATCTCCATATTCCAGCAGGCTGTGAAGTCGGCACAGGCATCTTCTCGCTCAACCACAACAAGGCCTACTTCCCAGAGCCGTTCGTATATAAGCCGGAGCGCTGGATTGCAAGTGAGTCTGGCGAAGACTCGGTAGCAAAGGCCAAAGCTGCGTTTGCTACGTTCTCAGTCGGCCCACGCAACTGCGTCGGCAAGAACTTGGCCATGATCGAAATCAGTCTGGCTGCGGCGGCTGTTATAAGGCAGTACGATTTCCGCCAGGCAGAGTCGTCGTTGGGCCAGGTGGGAGACGGCACAGGCACACAGAAGGGAGTGTATCAAACACTTTGGGCTTTCACAAGTCTGAAACAGGGTCCATATATCCAGTTCAAGCCGGTTCCATCAATCGGTGCTTGA
- a CDS encoding CypX, Cytochrome P450: MSEVIFGMKYEALKKSTYRHVTQAIQDSNVRVSTLVQAYSLTTGRLDRYLFPASILARNAFLKFITSLLRDRSKMPPSQDNGDVFSFLETTKDPDNDKTLTKSEIRAECATLVVAGSDTSSSTLAATLFYLSENQGTYKRVCREIRQKFASLDDIKLGAQLNSCTYLRACIDEALRMSPPVGGALWREVGPGGITIGSTHLPQGVDVGTGIYSLHHNTSYFHEPFRFNPERWLTGENGITKEQVELARSAFHPFSSGPRGCIGKGFAYHEMTLTLSHILYQFDFYRAEHPTVGTGKRPVIQGHVQFLLKDHITGAKEGPELLFRSR; the protein is encoded by the exons ATGTCGGAAGTCATTTTCGGCATGAAGTATGAAGCGCTGAAAAAGTCAACATATCGACATGTAACCCAGGCAATTCAAGACTCGAATGTCCGAGTGAGCACCCTTGTACAGGCATATTCTCTCACCACTGGCCGACTGGACCGATATTTGTTTCCTGCGTCAATTCTAGCAAGGAACGCCTTTCTCAAGTTCATTACCTCTTTGTTGCGGGATCGATCCAAAATGCCCCCTTCCCAAGATAATGGCGATGTTTTCTCGTTCTTGGAGACGACCAAAGATCCAGACAATGACAAGACGCTGACAAAGTCTGAGATACGAGCGGAGTGCGCTACTCTCGTGGTCGCTG GTTCTGATACATCGTCTTCTACTCTCGCAGCAACGCTTTTCTATTTGAGTGAGAATCAAGGAACGTACAAGAGGGTGTGTCGGGAAATTCGCCAAAAGTTCGCATCACTCGACGATATCAAATTGGGTGCTCAGCTGAATTCTTGCACCTATCTTCGGGCGTGCATCGACGAAGCTCTTCGGATGTCACCACCGGTGGGTGGCGCATTGTGGAGAGAGGTCGGTCCCGGTGGTATTACGATTGGTTCTACGCACCTACCGCAAGGCGTCGACGTTGGCACCGGTATCTACAGTTTGCACCACAATACCAGCTATTTCCACGAGCCTTTCCGCTTCAATCCCGAACGGTGGCTCACTGGCGAAAATGGGATCACGAAAGAGCAGGTTGAGCTGGCTCGAAGCGCCTTCCATCCATTCTCTAGTGGTCCAAGAGGCTGCATCGGCAAAGGTTTTGCTTATCATGAGATGACCTTGACGCTGTCTCATATACTTTACCAGTTTGACTTTTATCGTGCTGAGCATCCTACTGTTGGCACTGGCAAAAGGCCTGTGATCCAGGGCCATGTCCAATTCCTCCTCAAAGACCATATCACGGGTGCGAAGGAAGGACCAGAGCTCCTGTTTAGGTCACGATAG
- a CDS encoding Dimer-Tnp-hAT domain containing protein: MPVAKEQVGDVPEGLVPAIKLEPPPGFEQDEWEQLTDGFACEADEIDGILDQRGSGGSRKGRPINLSVPYTGSLSGSARAIAQRERKALFDKEEKVLESVRTADRSAKYQLKKSLLQQPKYKLANSARQAKLLEKEWDILSEKRFTQKKSVAKDILAIPIAQVGVERVFNVAKDVIGSRRHRLSARTIQQIMVLKDTISQEEEQGLDYLVAQLGEDGEPIDEVNDLFELPASLEHTFDIDEENQTTEEESEEEVQEERQLPPRKRQRPQRYRDN; this comes from the exons atgcctgtcgcgaaagagcaagtcggcgacgtacctgaaggcctagttccagccatcaaactTGAACCTCCGCCTGGGTTCGAACAAGATGAGTGGGAGCAGCTTACCGAT GGATTTGCGTGTGAAGCTGACGAGATTGACGGTATCTTAGATCAAAGAGGTAGTGGGGGTTCacgaaaaggccgacctaTCAATTTGAGCGTCCCCTATACTGGCTCTCTGAGTGGTAGCGCCCGTGCTATTGCTCAACGTGAACGCAAAGCTCTTTTCgataaagaggagaaggtacTTGAAAGCGTTAGAACAGCCGACCGCTCCGCGAAGTACCAACTGAAGAAATCGCTTTTGCAACAGCCTAAGTATAAATTAGCAAATAGTGCTAGACAGGCTAAGCTGCTAGAGAAAGAGTGGGATATACTTTCAGAGAAGCGGTTTACCCAGAAAAAGTCTG TGGcgaaggatatactagcaATACCAATTGCTCAGGTTGGGGTTGAAAGAGTTTTCAATGTTGCTAAGGATGTTATTGGTAGTCGGAGGCACCGACTATCTGCCCGGACAATACAGCAGATAATGGTTCTTAAGGATACAATATctcaagaggaagaacaGGGTCTAGACTACCTAGTTGCTCAATTAGGGGAGGATGGAGAGCCAATTGACGAGGTTAATGATCTTTTTGAGCTTCCAGCCTCGTTAGAGCATACCTTCGATATAGATGAGGAGAACCAGActacagaagaagagtcggaggaagaggtccaggaggagcgtcaattgccacctcgaaagcgccagcgtcctCAGCGCTACCGTGATAATTAG
- a CDS encoding HHT1, Histones H3 and H4: MARTKPRPKVTGKAGRGGPDGKTVTGGKPAQKALASKARRQVAGKSTRKAPVAVKKKRKFKAGTVALREIKRYQRGFELLLRKLPFSRVVREFAQVHKADIRFQRSAIEALQEATEAFLVGYFEDCNINAIHAKRVTIQEKDSQLARRYFARELLAFL; the protein is encoded by the exons ATGGCAAGGACAAAACCACGGCCTAAGGTCACCGGTAAAGCCGGCCGGGGTGGTCCTGATGGCAAGACAGTTACTGGCGGCAAGCCGGCTCAGAAGGCCCTTGCTAGTAAGGCTAGACGTCAAGTAGCAGGAAAGTCTACGCGAAAGGCACCTGTAGCTgttaagaagaagcgcaagtttaAGGCAGGCA CTGTCGCATTACGGGAAATCAAGAGATACCAGAGAGGTTTTGAACTACTCTTGCGAAAACTCCCCTTTTCCCGCGTAGTGCGCGAATTTGCACAGGTGCACAAGGCCGATATCCGCTTTCAACGATCTGCAATCGAAGCTCTTCAGGAAGCTACAGAAGCTTTCTTAGTTGGTTATTTTGAGG ACTGCAACATCAATGCTATTCACGCAAAGAGGGTTACTATTCAAGAGAAGGATTCTCAATTGGCTAGGCGCTACTTTGCGCGCGAGTTACTAGCTTTTCTCTAG